In Cupriavidus basilensis, one genomic interval encodes:
- the aspS gene encoding aspartate--tRNA ligase, which translates to MSSMRTHYCGLVTEQLSGQEVALTGWVQRRRDHGGVIFIDLRDREGLVQVVCDPDRPEMFKAAEEIRNEFCVRITGKVRPRPAGTENANLTSGKIEVLCHELTVLNPSVTPPFQLDDDNLSETTRLTHRVLDLRRPQMQYNLRLRYKVAMEVRKYLDAQGFIDIETPMLGKSTPEGARDYLVPSRTNPGHFFALPQSPQIFKQMLMVSGFDRYYQITKCFRDEDLRADRQPEFTQIDCETSFLNEQEIRDLFEDMMRTVFKNAIDVDLDASFPVMEFREAMARFGSDKPDLRVKLEFTELTDAMKDVDFKVFSGPANSENGRVVGLCVPGGAAISRSEIDAYTQFVAIYGAKGLAWIKVNEVAKGRDGLQSPIVKNLHDAAIAEILKRTGAKDGDIIFFGADKAKVVNDAIGGLRLKIGHSEFGKTHGLFEDVWKPLWVIDFPMFEYDEEDARWVAMHHPFTSPKDEHLQYLETDPGKCIAKAYDMVLNGWEMGGGSVRIFREDVQSKVFRALKIGEEEARAKFGYLLDALQYGAPPHGGLAFGLDRIVTMMAGADSIRDVIAFPKTQRAQDLLTQAPSAVDEKQLRELHIRLRAAEPKTA; encoded by the coding sequence ATGTCCTCCATGCGTACTCACTATTGCGGTCTTGTGACCGAACAACTGTCGGGCCAAGAAGTGGCTCTCACCGGCTGGGTGCAGCGTCGCCGCGATCACGGTGGCGTGATCTTCATCGACCTGCGCGACCGCGAAGGCCTGGTGCAGGTGGTTTGCGATCCCGATCGTCCCGAGATGTTCAAGGCTGCCGAAGAGATCCGCAACGAGTTCTGCGTGCGCATCACCGGCAAGGTGCGCCCGCGCCCGGCCGGCACAGAGAACGCCAACCTGACCTCCGGCAAGATCGAGGTGCTGTGCCATGAGCTGACCGTGCTCAACCCGTCGGTCACGCCCCCGTTCCAGCTCGACGACGACAACCTGTCCGAGACCACCCGCCTGACGCACCGCGTGCTGGACCTGCGCCGCCCGCAGATGCAGTACAACCTGCGCCTGCGCTACAAGGTGGCCATGGAAGTGCGCAAGTACCTGGACGCGCAAGGCTTCATCGACATCGAGACCCCGATGCTGGGCAAGAGCACGCCCGAAGGCGCGCGGGACTACCTGGTGCCGTCGCGGACCAACCCGGGCCACTTCTTCGCGTTGCCGCAATCGCCGCAGATCTTCAAGCAGATGCTGATGGTGTCGGGCTTCGACCGCTACTACCAGATCACCAAGTGCTTCCGCGACGAGGACCTGCGTGCCGACCGCCAGCCCGAGTTCACGCAGATCGACTGCGAGACCTCGTTCCTGAACGAGCAGGAGATCCGCGACCTGTTCGAGGACATGATGCGCACGGTGTTCAAGAACGCCATCGACGTCGACCTGGACGCCAGCTTCCCCGTGATGGAATTCCGCGAGGCCATGGCCCGCTTCGGTTCGGACAAGCCCGACCTGCGCGTCAAGCTCGAGTTCACCGAACTGACCGACGCCATGAAGGACGTCGACTTCAAGGTGTTCTCCGGCCCCGCCAACAGCGAGAACGGCCGCGTGGTCGGCCTGTGCGTGCCGGGCGGAGCCGCCATCTCGCGCAGCGAGATCGATGCTTACACCCAGTTCGTCGCCATCTATGGCGCCAAGGGCCTGGCCTGGATCAAGGTCAACGAAGTGGCCAAGGGCCGCGACGGCTTGCAATCGCCGATCGTCAAGAACCTGCACGACGCGGCCATCGCCGAGATCCTGAAGCGCACCGGCGCCAAGGACGGCGACATCATCTTCTTCGGCGCGGACAAGGCCAAGGTCGTCAACGACGCCATCGGCGGCCTGCGCCTGAAGATCGGGCACTCCGAGTTCGGCAAGACCCATGGCCTGTTCGAGGACGTGTGGAAGCCGCTGTGGGTGATCGACTTCCCGATGTTCGAGTACGACGAGGAAGATGCCCGCTGGGTCGCCATGCACCACCCGTTCACCAGCCCCAAGGACGAGCACCTGCAATACCTGGAAACCGATCCGGGCAAGTGCATCGCCAAGGCTTATGACATGGTCCTGAACGGCTGGGAAATGGGCGGTGGCTCGGTGCGGATCTTCCGTGAGGACGTGCAAAGCAAGGTGTTCCGCGCCCTGAAGATCGGCGAGGAAGAAGCCCGTGCCAAGTTCGGCTACCTGCTGGACGCGCTGCAATACGGCGCGCCCCCGCACGGCGGCCTGGCCTTCGGCCTGGACCGCATCGTCACCATGATGGCCGGCGCCGATTCGATCCGCGACGTGATCGCCTTCCCCAAGACCCAGCGCGCGCAAGACCTGCTCACGCAAGCGCCGAGCGCGGTCGACGAGAAGCAACTGCGCGAGCTGCATATCCGCTTGCGTGCTGCGGAGCCGAAGACGGCCTGA
- a CDS encoding endonuclease/exonuclease/phosphatase family protein: MRLRVVTYNIHKGVTGIKGKSRIHNVRDGLHVVNADIVFLQEVQDRNDRLVAAALFDPDYTQLNYLATDAYPHSVYGRNAVYDHGHHGNAILSRHPILMSENLDISDHRFEQRGLLHAVADMNGVEAHLICVHFGLFARSRARQAEALVKRVQDVVPADAPLVIAGDFNDWNHRLDNLICNTLGATEVSSAGGARLHTFPSHMPWWQLDRIYVRGFEIEHASALTGRDWAQRSDHVPLMAELARIAVPERPVVHKAKAGTIS; encoded by the coding sequence ATGAGGCTGCGCGTCGTCACCTACAACATTCACAAAGGCGTGACCGGCATCAAGGGCAAGTCGCGTATCCATAACGTGCGCGATGGCCTGCACGTGGTGAATGCCGACATCGTCTTCCTGCAGGAGGTGCAGGATCGCAATGACCGCCTGGTGGCGGCCGCCTTGTTCGACCCGGATTACACCCAGCTCAACTATTTGGCGACCGACGCGTATCCGCATTCGGTCTACGGCCGCAATGCGGTGTACGACCATGGGCACCACGGCAATGCCATCCTGTCGCGCCACCCGATCCTGATGTCGGAAAACCTCGACATTTCCGATCATCGCTTCGAGCAGCGCGGCCTGCTGCACGCGGTGGCGGATATGAACGGGGTCGAGGCCCACCTGATCTGCGTGCATTTCGGCTTGTTCGCGCGCAGCCGCGCGCGCCAGGCAGAAGCACTGGTCAAGCGGGTGCAGGATGTGGTGCCAGCCGATGCGCCGCTGGTGATCGCGGGGGATTTCAATGACTGGAACCACCGGCTCGACAACCTGATCTGCAACACGCTTGGGGCGACGGAGGTGTCCTCCGCGGGGGGCGCGCGGCTGCACACCTTTCCCAGCCACATGCCCTGGTGGCAACTCGACCGCATCTATGTGCGCGGCTTCGAGATCGAGCACGCCAGCGCGCTGACCGGCCGCGACTGGGCCCAACGCTCCGACCACGTGCCATTGATGGCGGAGCTTGCGCGCATTGCCGTACCGGAGCGGCCGGTTGTCCACAAGGCCAAGGCAGGCACGATTTCCTGA
- the mobB gene encoding molybdopterin-guanine dinucleotide biosynthesis protein B, with protein MKVFGISGASGSGKTTLLDQVIPRFAAAGLRVAGVKHTHHGFDPDTPGKDSWRMRQAGCANVVLVGARHLTLMRHYPETEASPELADALAVLPTDTDLVLVEGYKRSDFPKLEVFRPDLGRPPLWPEVPSIMAVASDQPQAVAALTALPVLDLADLDAICQLIRDSALELTPALAAALAQPHQTR; from the coding sequence GTGAAGGTTTTTGGCATCTCCGGTGCATCCGGCAGCGGCAAGACCACGTTGCTGGATCAAGTGATCCCGCGCTTCGCCGCCGCCGGCCTGCGCGTGGCCGGCGTCAAGCACACCCACCATGGCTTTGACCCGGACACGCCAGGCAAGGACTCCTGGCGCATGCGCCAGGCCGGCTGCGCCAATGTCGTGCTGGTGGGCGCGCGACACCTCACGCTGATGCGCCACTATCCCGAGACCGAGGCCTCGCCTGAGCTGGCCGATGCGCTGGCCGTGCTGCCCACCGACACGGACCTGGTGCTGGTGGAAGGTTACAAGCGCAGCGATTTCCCCAAGCTGGAAGTGTTCCGCCCGGACCTGGGCAGGCCGCCGCTATGGCCGGAAGTGCCGAGCATCATGGCCGTCGCCAGCGACCAGCCGCAGGCGGTGGCCGCGCTCACCGCCTTGCCCGTGCTGGACCTGGCGGACCTTGACGCGATCTGCCAGCTCATCCGCGACAGCGCGCTCGAACTCACGCCCGCGCTGGCCGCCGCCTTGGCGCAGCCTCACCAGACCCGATAG
- the nudB gene encoding dihydroneopterin triphosphate diphosphatase, translating into MSYKIPESVLVVIHTPDLQVLLIERADRPGYWQSVTGSLDTPDEPLALTAAREVAEETGLIAAEHQLDDWNHTIEYEIYPQWRHRYAPGVTRNTEHWFGLRVAQPLPVTLAPREHLQYQWLPWREAAALCFSTSNAEAVLQLGWRVRGQRAACGADL; encoded by the coding sequence ATGTCCTACAAAATCCCTGAATCCGTCTTGGTTGTGATCCACACGCCAGACCTGCAAGTGCTGTTGATCGAGCGCGCCGACCGGCCGGGCTACTGGCAGTCGGTTACCGGCAGCCTGGACACGCCCGACGAGCCGCTGGCGCTGACGGCCGCGCGCGAGGTGGCCGAGGAAACCGGCCTGATCGCCGCCGAGCACCAGCTGGACGACTGGAACCACACCATCGAGTACGAAATCTACCCGCAGTGGCGCCACCGCTACGCACCGGGCGTAACACGCAACACCGAGCACTGGTTTGGCCTGCGTGTCGCGCAGCCGCTGCCGGTGACGCTGGCGCCGCGCGAGCACTTGCAGTATCAGTGGCTACCGTGGCGGGAGGCCGCTGCGCTTTGCTTCTCGACCAGCAATGCCGAGGCGGTGCTGCAGTTGGGCTGGCGGGTGCGGGGGCAGCGTGCGGCCTGCGGAGCGGACCTATGA
- a CDS encoding LysR family transcriptional regulator, whose protein sequence is MDKLRSMEVFAAAAEAGSFSACADALGLSAVMVGKHVGQLERHLGVRLLQRSTRRQSLTEAGHLFLEECRQILERVRNAETVAERLHSQPRGRLRVTAPVTLGETAVAEAVSAYLLRYPEVTVELVLDDAFTDLIADGFDAAVRIGALASSDHLVARPLRPYRMAICAAPAYLAQAGHPRTLAELAGHRCLNHLLWPQGMGWPAPEDGAASMSSAPLAANNGQALRRAALAGCGVVMQPEVLLAADIAAGLLVPLLEDAMPAPRPVHLLYPRDPRPLPKQACFVDVMLEKMGA, encoded by the coding sequence ATGGACAAGCTGCGCAGCATGGAAGTGTTTGCCGCCGCTGCCGAAGCCGGCAGCTTCAGCGCCTGCGCCGATGCACTTGGCCTGTCGGCGGTCATGGTAGGCAAGCATGTCGGCCAGCTGGAGCGGCATCTGGGCGTGCGCCTGCTGCAACGCAGCACACGCCGCCAGAGCCTGACCGAAGCCGGCCACCTGTTCCTGGAGGAATGCCGGCAGATCCTGGAGCGCGTGCGCAATGCGGAGACCGTGGCCGAACGCCTGCACAGCCAGCCACGCGGCCGCCTGCGCGTGACCGCGCCGGTGACGTTGGGGGAGACGGCGGTCGCCGAAGCGGTATCGGCCTACCTGCTGCGCTACCCGGAAGTCACCGTGGAACTGGTGCTCGACGACGCTTTCACCGACCTGATTGCCGACGGTTTCGACGCCGCCGTGCGCATCGGCGCACTGGCCAGCTCCGACCATCTGGTGGCGCGGCCATTGCGGCCGTATCGCATGGCGATCTGCGCGGCGCCGGCCTACCTCGCGCAAGCGGGCCACCCGCGCACGCTCGCAGAGCTGGCCGGGCACCGCTGCCTGAATCATTTGTTGTGGCCGCAAGGCATGGGGTGGCCGGCCCCCGAGGACGGCGCGGCGTCCATGTCATCGGCGCCGCTGGCGGCCAACAACGGCCAGGCGCTGCGGCGCGCGGCGCTAGCTGGCTGTGGGGTGGTGATGCAGCCGGAAGTGCTGCTGGCCGCAGACATAGCCGCCGGGCTGCTGGTCCCGTTGCTGGAAGACGCCATGCCAGCGCCAAGGCCGGTCCACCTGCTTTATCCGCGCGACCCACGGCCGCTGCCCAAGCAGGCCTGCTTTGTCGACGTCATGCTGGAGAAAATGGGCGCCTGA
- a CDS encoding methyltransferase domain-containing protein, with product MQWRVEASLTKSDNAPNKAAAPPAFATRNAGDPAFWDERFEKGFMPWDLGGVPADFEAFASAMAPCPTLIPGCGNGWEAGWLHARGWTVTAIDFSPEAVASARRALGPGGAVVQEADFFAFVPEPACQWIYERAFLCALPPAMRAGYAARVAQLLPPGGLLAGYFFLDETRGGPPFAIPEAELRALLAPAFELVEARAATGSLPVFAGREQWQVWRRRA from the coding sequence ATGCAGTGGAGAGTGGAGGCTAGCTTGACCAAATCCGATAACGCGCCGAACAAGGCCGCAGCCCCGCCAGCCTTCGCCACGCGTAACGCGGGGGATCCGGCTTTCTGGGATGAGCGCTTCGAGAAGGGCTTCATGCCCTGGGACCTGGGCGGCGTGCCGGCCGATTTCGAGGCCTTCGCCAGCGCGATGGCGCCGTGCCCAACGCTAATCCCTGGCTGTGGCAACGGCTGGGAAGCGGGGTGGCTCCATGCGCGCGGCTGGACGGTGACCGCTATTGATTTCTCACCCGAGGCCGTGGCCAGCGCGCGCCGCGCGCTGGGGCCGGGCGGGGCCGTCGTGCAGGAGGCGGATTTCTTTGCCTTCGTGCCCGAGCCTGCCTGCCAGTGGATCTACGAGCGGGCCTTCCTTTGCGCCTTGCCGCCAGCCATGCGGGCCGGCTACGCTGCTCGCGTGGCGCAACTGCTGCCGCCGGGCGGCCTGCTGGCCGGCTACTTCTTCCTGGACGAGACGCGCGGCGGGCCGCCTTTCGCCATTCCCGAGGCAGAACTGCGCGCGCTGCTTGCGCCGGCCTTCGAGCTGGTGGAGGCGCGGGCCGCCACTGGCTCGCTGCCGGTATTTGCCGGCCGCGAGCAGTGGCAGGTCTGGCGCCGCAGGGCTTAG
- a CDS encoding short chain dehydrogenase produces the protein MKIVVIGASGTLGQAVVQNLSARHDVVRVGKSRGDHRVDLTRPESVQALFDATGRVDAIVATTGSLFFGPLAQMRAEDFEIGLRDKLLGQVRLALVGQHFLNDGGSITLTSGIVGSEPIRMGANAGSVNAALEGFVRSAAPELERGLRINVVSPTVVQESWPAYGDFFPGFEPVPAARVALAFQRSVEGPRSGHVYRVW, from the coding sequence ATGAAGATTGTTGTGATCGGAGCCAGCGGAACGCTCGGGCAGGCGGTTGTACAGAACCTGTCGGCTCGCCACGACGTAGTGCGGGTCGGCAAGTCGCGCGGCGATCATCGGGTCGACCTGACCCGGCCAGAATCCGTGCAGGCCTTGTTCGACGCGACCGGCCGGGTCGACGCCATCGTCGCCACGACCGGAAGCCTGTTTTTCGGGCCACTCGCGCAGATGCGGGCCGAAGACTTCGAAATCGGGCTGCGGGACAAGTTGCTCGGGCAGGTGCGGCTGGCGCTGGTTGGCCAGCATTTCCTGAACGATGGCGGCTCGATCACGCTCACCAGCGGCATTGTCGGCAGCGAGCCGATCCGCATGGGCGCCAATGCCGGCAGCGTCAATGCGGCGCTGGAGGGGTTCGTGCGCAGCGCGGCGCCCGAACTGGAGCGCGGCCTGCGCATCAATGTGGTCAGCCCGACGGTAGTGCAGGAGTCATGGCCCGCGTACGGCGATTTCTTCCCTGGCTTTGAGCCGGTGCCGGCGGCGCGCGTCGCGCTGGCCTTCCAGCGCAGCGTGGAAGGGCCGCGCAGCGGGCATGTCTATCGGGTCTGGTGA
- a CDS encoding TetR/AcrR family transcriptional regulator — protein sequence MRKGEMTRVAILDAALELSSRDGLEGLTIGLLAERMQMSKSGVFAHFGSREDLQVEVVREYHRRFEQEVFYPSLHEPRGLPRLQSMVRRWMEKRIQEVTTGCIYISGAVEYDDRAESPVRDELVKSVTIWRAALTRAIDQAREEGHLRADCDPRLMLFEMYSLELGLHHDARFLRLPASAELAMVALNKLIQSYRT from the coding sequence ATGCGCAAGGGGGAAATGACGCGCGTGGCCATTCTGGATGCCGCGCTGGAATTGTCGTCCCGCGACGGGCTCGAAGGCTTGACCATCGGGCTGCTCGCGGAACGCATGCAGATGAGCAAAAGCGGCGTGTTCGCGCATTTCGGTTCGCGCGAGGACTTGCAGGTGGAAGTGGTGCGCGAGTATCACCGCCGGTTCGAGCAGGAGGTTTTCTATCCCTCGCTGCACGAGCCGCGTGGCCTGCCGCGCCTGCAGTCCATGGTGCGCCGCTGGATGGAAAAGCGCATCCAGGAAGTGACCACTGGATGCATCTACATCAGCGGGGCGGTGGAGTACGACGACCGCGCGGAAAGCCCGGTGCGTGACGAACTCGTCAAGAGCGTCACCATCTGGCGCGCCGCGCTGACGCGCGCCATCGACCAGGCACGGGAAGAGGGGCACCTGCGCGCGGATTGCGATCCGCGCCTGATGCTGTTTGAAATGTACAGCCTTGAACTAGGCTTGCATCATGACGCCCGATTCCTGCGCTTGCCCGCGAGTGCCGAGCTTGCCATGGTCGCGCTCAATAAACTGATTCAGTCCTACCGTACCTGA
- a CDS encoding FmdB family zinc ribbon protein, which yields MPIYAYRCDACGHGRDVLQKMSDAPLTDCTSCGAKGTFKKQLTAAGFQLKGSGWYVTDFRGGNSGTSAAPATAAAGSATEGKSDAAAPASSGAATDSSSTVSTAPTSTAGGSGSAVASH from the coding sequence ATGCCGATCTATGCCTATCGTTGCGACGCCTGCGGCCACGGGCGCGATGTGCTGCAGAAAATGAGCGATGCGCCGCTCACCGACTGCACATCCTGCGGCGCGAAGGGCACGTTCAAGAAACAACTGACCGCCGCGGGCTTCCAGCTCAAGGGGTCGGGCTGGTACGTCACCGATTTCCGCGGTGGCAACAGCGGCACGTCCGCTGCGCCCGCCACGGCGGCCGCGGGCAGCGCCACCGAGGGCAAGAGCGACGCAGCTGCACCGGCCTCGTCCGGTGCAGCCACGGATTCCTCCAGCACCGTCAGCACGGCGCCGACCAGTACTGCCGGCGGTTCCGGCAGTGCCGTCGCCAGCCATTGA
- a CDS encoding DUF502 domain-containing protein, producing MPAKKTSALKTWFLTGLLVLVPLGITLWVLNLVISTMDQSLALLPEAWQPVQLFKVRIPGLGAILTVVFILLVGLLTHNFIGQRLVRWWEALLRHIPVVGPIYTSVKQVSDTLLSSSGNAFRKALLVQYPREGSWTIAFLTGRPGGDVQNHLQGEYVSVYVPTTPNPTSGFFLMMPKADTIELDMTVDAALKYIVSMGVVAPTELPRKSGSVRAGEAEAEALAESAGSSHSN from the coding sequence GTGCCGGCGAAGAAGACTTCCGCCCTCAAGACCTGGTTCCTCACCGGGCTGTTGGTGCTGGTGCCGCTGGGCATCACGCTGTGGGTGTTGAACCTGGTCATCAGCACCATGGACCAGAGCCTGGCGCTGCTGCCTGAAGCCTGGCAGCCGGTCCAGCTGTTCAAGGTGCGCATCCCGGGCCTGGGCGCCATCCTGACGGTGGTGTTCATCCTGCTGGTCGGCCTGCTGACCCACAACTTCATCGGCCAGCGCCTGGTGCGCTGGTGGGAAGCGCTGCTGCGCCATATCCCGGTGGTCGGGCCGATCTACACCAGCGTCAAGCAGGTCTCGGATACGCTGCTCTCGTCGTCCGGCAATGCCTTTCGCAAGGCGCTGCTGGTGCAGTACCCGCGTGAGGGCTCGTGGACCATCGCATTCCTCACCGGCCGTCCCGGCGGCGATGTGCAGAATCACCTGCAGGGCGAGTATGTCAGCGTCTACGTGCCGACCACGCCTAATCCGACCTCGGGCTTCTTCCTGATGATGCCCAAGGCCGATACCATCGAACTCGACATGACCGTCGACGCCGCGCTGAAGTACATCGTCTCGATGGGCGTGGTGGCGCCGACCGAGCTGCCGCGCAAGAGCGGTTCGGTGCGCGCCGGCGAGGCGGAGGCAGAAGCCCTCGCCGAGTCCGCCGGCTCATCGCATTCAAATTGA
- the clsB gene encoding cardiolipin synthase ClsB gives MSSIPPPRPPSVPPTGLTASRDDARASAPRHAGPLRSEWRRGRPLGGNAIRLLRGGNAFFPALVAAIDQAVFSVSLETYIYADDAVGAAVSDALISAAGRGVAVHLVVDGFGAGDMPAGLAERLREGGACLKIFRPLRRFSLARRNLRRLHRKLAVIDQQIGFVGGINIIDDHNHGPFESAGLGPRYDFAVEVRGPLVNQIALTAERLWWQLSLRGEMRSVGLAGVAAEFPLITDLPLPRQDQAGGMRAALLLRDNLRNRRTIEREYLQALGGARREVIIANAYFLPGHKMRRALLACRKRGVRVRLLLQGRVEYRLQHYATHSLYATLLGAGVEIYEYADSFLHAKVAVVDDAWATVGSSNMDPFSLLLAREANVAVYDGAFCAELRQELEHAIASRSIEVKAATHARRSAVRRMASWAAYMVLRVGVIIAGVTGRY, from the coding sequence ATGTCATCGATTCCGCCCCCACGCCCGCCCAGTGTGCCGCCTACCGGGCTCACCGCGAGCCGCGACGATGCCCGCGCAAGCGCGCCGCGGCATGCCGGCCCACTGCGCTCCGAATGGCGCCGCGGCAGGCCTCTGGGCGGCAACGCGATCCGTTTGCTGCGCGGCGGCAATGCGTTCTTCCCGGCCTTGGTCGCCGCGATTGACCAAGCTGTATTCTCGGTATCGCTAGAGACCTACATTTACGCCGACGACGCGGTCGGTGCGGCGGTGAGCGACGCGCTGATCAGTGCCGCCGGGCGGGGCGTGGCCGTGCACCTGGTGGTGGACGGTTTCGGCGCCGGCGACATGCCGGCCGGGCTTGCCGAGCGCCTGCGCGAGGGCGGGGCGTGCCTCAAGATCTTCCGTCCGCTGCGCCGCTTCAGCCTGGCGCGGCGCAACCTGCGCCGGCTGCACCGCAAGCTGGCAGTGATCGACCAGCAGATCGGCTTTGTTGGCGGCATCAACATCATCGACGACCACAACCATGGGCCCTTCGAGAGCGCCGGGCTCGGCCCCCGCTACGACTTCGCGGTGGAGGTGCGGGGCCCGCTGGTCAACCAGATCGCGCTGACCGCCGAGCGCCTGTGGTGGCAGCTATCGCTGCGCGGCGAAATGCGCAGCGTTGGCCTGGCGGGGGTGGCGGCGGAGTTTCCGCTGATCACCGACCTGCCGCTGCCGCGCCAGGACCAGGCCGGCGGCATGCGCGCCGCGCTGCTGCTGCGCGACAACCTGCGCAACCGGCGCACGATCGAACGCGAGTACCTGCAGGCGTTGGGCGGTGCGCGCCGGGAAGTGATCATTGCCAACGCCTACTTCCTGCCTGGGCACAAGATGCGCCGTGCGCTGCTGGCGTGCCGCAAGCGCGGCGTGCGCGTGCGGCTGTTGCTCCAGGGCAGGGTCGAGTACCGTTTGCAGCACTATGCAACCCATTCGCTTTATGCGACCTTGCTCGGCGCCGGCGTGGAAATCTACGAATACGCCGATAGTTTCCTGCACGCCAAGGTGGCCGTGGTCGACGATGCCTGGGCCACGGTGGGCTCCAGCAACATGGACCCGTTCAGCCTGCTGCTGGCCCGCGAGGCCAATGTCGCGGTCTATGACGGCGCGTTTTGCGCCGAGCTGCGCCAAGAGCTGGAGCATGCCATTGCCTCGCGCAGCATCGAGGTCAAGGCCGCCACGCATGCGCGCCGTTCGGCGGTGCGCCGGATGGCGAGCTGGGCCGCCTATATGGTGCTGCGTGTCGGCGTGATCATCGCCGGCGTGACAGGGCGCTACTGA
- a CDS encoding sodium:solute symporter family protein: MLIWFVIIYWVISVGIGLWAALRVRNATDFAVAGRSLPFYIVTATVFATWFGSETVLGIPAVFLKEGLSGVVSDPFGSSLCLILVGLFFARPLYRMNLLTIGDYYHNRYGRLAEVLTTLCIVMSYLGWVAAQIKALGLVFFTVSDGALSQETGMMIGAASVLVYTLFGGMWAVAVTDFLQMIIIVIGMLYIGYEVSGQAGGVAAVVSHAAAAGKFEFLPSLDLIQIIGFAAALFTMMLGSIPQQDVFQRVTSSRTEKIAGRASVLGGVLYFCFAFIPMFLAYSATMIDPEMVQKYIDTDSQLILPKLILTHAPMFAQVMFFGALLSAIKSCASATLLAPSVTFAENILRPYFRHLDDRRFLRVMQAVVLVFAVMVTLFALNSHLSIFHMVENAYKVTLVSSFVPLAFGMFWKPATRQGGLAAIILGLVSWLCCEIAFADAAVPPQMVGLLVSIGGMVFGSLLPQWINDHPRVKEVHLA, translated from the coding sequence ATGCTGATCTGGTTCGTCATCATCTATTGGGTCATCTCCGTCGGCATTGGCCTGTGGGCCGCGCTGCGCGTGCGCAACGCCACCGACTTCGCGGTCGCCGGCCGCAGCCTGCCGTTCTATATCGTCACCGCCACCGTGTTCGCCACATGGTTTGGCTCGGAGACGGTGCTCGGCATCCCCGCGGTCTTCCTCAAGGAAGGCTTGTCCGGGGTGGTGTCCGATCCTTTCGGTTCCTCGCTGTGCCTGATCCTGGTCGGCCTGTTCTTTGCGCGCCCGCTGTACCGGATGAACCTGCTCACCATCGGCGATTACTATCACAATCGCTACGGGCGGCTGGCCGAGGTGCTGACCACGCTGTGCATCGTGATGTCCTACCTGGGCTGGGTCGCCGCGCAGATCAAGGCGCTCGGGCTGGTGTTCTTCACCGTCTCGGACGGCGCGCTGTCGCAGGAAACCGGCATGATGATCGGGGCCGCCAGCGTGCTGGTGTACACCCTGTTCGGCGGCATGTGGGCCGTGGCGGTGACCGACTTCCTCCAGATGATCATCATCGTGATCGGGATGCTGTATATCGGCTATGAAGTCAGCGGCCAGGCCGGCGGCGTGGCCGCGGTGGTGTCGCATGCGGCGGCGGCCGGCAAGTTCGAATTCCTGCCTTCGCTGGACCTGATCCAGATCATCGGCTTCGCGGCCGCGCTGTTCACCATGATGCTGGGATCGATCCCGCAGCAGGATGTCTTCCAGCGCGTGACCTCGTCGCGCACCGAGAAGATTGCCGGGCGCGCTTCGGTGCTGGGCGGCGTGCTTTACTTCTGCTTTGCCTTCATCCCGATGTTCCTGGCCTATTCGGCCACCATGATCGACCCGGAGATGGTGCAGAAGTACATCGACACCGATTCGCAGCTGATCCTGCCCAAGCTGATCCTGACGCACGCGCCCATGTTCGCTCAGGTGATGTTCTTCGGCGCGCTGCTGTCCGCCATCAAGAGCTGTGCCTCGGCGACGCTGCTGGCACCGTCGGTCACCTTTGCCGAGAATATCCTGCGGCCCTATTTCCGCCATCTCGACGACCGCCGCTTCCTGCGCGTGATGCAGGCCGTGGTGCTGGTGTTCGCCGTGATGGTGACGTTGTTCGCGCTGAACTCGCATCTGTCCATTTTCCATATGGTGGAAAATGCATATAAGGTCACTTTGGTGTCGTCATTCGTCCCGCTGGCCTTTGGCATGTTCTGGAAGCCGGCCACGCGCCAGGGCGGCCTTGCCGCGATCATCCTCGGCTTGGTTTCCTGGCTGTGCTGCGAAATCGCCTTCGCCGACGCGGCGGTGCCGCCGCAGATGGTCGGCCTGCTGGTTTCCATCGGCGGCATGGTGTTCGGCTCGCTGCTGCCGCAGTGGATCAATGACCATCCGCGCGTCAAGGAAGTCCATCTGGCCTGA